One Nicotiana tomentosiformis chromosome 1, ASM39032v3, whole genome shotgun sequence genomic window, CACCTTTTTAAGACAAATAGTCACCTTTTCAAAACCATTAAACTGTTAAAACGTTTAGATAATTTAAAAACGTTCTTTCTTAAATAACAAAATAAGTGCCCAAGTTCCCAATCTTGACTATTAATAATATAGTCAAATTTTAGTTTCCCTCCAAAACACCTTTCAAATTTTTTAAACCATGTAAAAAAGGAAGTGGTTATATACACTCTTCCTTTCTTTATTTGTCCAAAGAAGACGAGTTTCCTCCTCTTAAAAGCTAACCCATCAACACTAACTAATCTAACACGTTCATTTGTGTAACAACACATATTTCTACAACACACATAAAAACCCAAGTCTCTGGGTAAATCAACCAGTTCTTTCACTAAAAGGTTAACTTTAGTGAAGTACCAAGAGCTTTAACACTCATAACCTGCATAATAAACCCAATGAAAACTATACAATCGAAAGTATTTAAGGAATTTTTATTTCTTGAAGAAGAGAAAATAGATTCtcaaattataagcattatggaAAGGCAAATACACAATGGAAGAGAATCCAAATAGATGTTATATTTTTTAATCATATTCAAATATCACTGGCTAAAGtaattccaaaaagtcaataagtGTATATCATATTTATTTGAATAAGGTAAATATATATTTCGATAAACATATTTGTTTTTAACTTATTAAAACTAGCCCTAGGGTAGCCATTAGAGAGCTTTGGGCTGttagtgaagaagaagaagattctagagagagaaaaaatGCAAAGCTCTTATTCAGTGTAATCAATCTCTGAACAGTgattgtgcatatatatatactaaCACACTCATCTAACTAACAAACCTTATACACATGCGCTAACTAAGAACTCTAACTGATTCTAGAAGTGTACACCATAAATAACTCACTGTACAATCACTACTTATCTCtacactccccctcaagttgagaatggaaaatatttttcattcccAACTTGAAGACTAAAACTACATGTTGACGATGCCCCAATGCCTTTGTCAAAATGCCAGCTGGTTGTTCCTGAGTAGCTATGTGTGCAGTCTTTATCAACCCTTCTTATATCTTCTCTCTGATGAAATGACAGTCAATGTCAATGTGTTTTGTTCTCTCATGATATATGGGATTTGCAGCAATCTGTAGAGCAGCTTTGTTGTCACAATATAAATCCATATGCAGCTTGACACTAACTCCTAGCTCTTTCATCAGCCCATTCAAGCATTTTAGCTCAGCTACAGTGTGAGCCATGCTTCTATATTCTGCTTCAGCTGAACTCCTGGATATGGTGCTTTGCTTCTTTTCCTTCCATGAGATTAGTGAGGTTCCCAGCTTGACACAAAAACCTGTAATTGACTTTCTAGACATGGGGCAAGAGGCCCAATCAGAGTCACAGAATGCCTCTACCTTTTCTTCACCTCTGCTTGACATTAGTAACCCAAGACCTGGTTGTTTCTTAATGTACTTCACTATGTGTAGAGCAGCTTCATAGTGGGATGTCTTTGGTGCATGCATGAATTGGCTTAGGCATTGTACGTCATATGCAATATCTGACCTAGTAATGGTCAAGTATAATAACTTGCCAATGAGTCTGTGGAAGTTGTTTCTGTCCTTCAATGGCTCATCTTCATCAGTTTTCTGCACACATTCATCATATTCTGTGCTTGTTAGCTTCAGGTTTTGTTCCATAGGTGTGTCTTTAGGTTTTGATCGTGACAGTCCTGCTTCTGATATCATCTTTAGAGCATATTTCCTTTGAGACATTAGAATGCCTTCTTCGGACCTGGCAAACTCCATTCCCAGAAAGTATCTAAGATCTCCAAGGTATTTCAATTTGAAGCTTTTATGGAGGGCACTTTTATCTTGGTGTATTTCTTTCAAGTCATTACCTGTGACAAGCAAGTCATCTACACAGACAAGAATAAGCACAAACTTGTTATTAGTAGTCTTAGTGAACAATGAATAATCATGTTTCCTCTACTAAAAACCAGAGGATAGCAAGGCCCGTGTCAGCTTCACATTCCATTGTCTAGAAGCTGGTTTCAAGCCATATAATGATTTGAGTAGTATGCACACCTTATATTCCCCCTGACTACCAAATCCCTGAGGAAGAGTCATATAAACTTCCTCAGCAAGATCACCATTTAGAAAAGTATTATTCACATCCATTTGGTACACATACCAATGTCTAAGGGCAGCAATAGCTATATCAGTCCTTACTGTGGTCATCTTGGCCACAGGAAAAAAAGTATCATGAACGTCAATTCCTTCTTGTTGGGTGTAACCCTTAGCAACCAATCTAGCTTTAAATCTCTTCACAGAACCATCAGTATTATACTTGATGTTGTAGACCCATTTGCAACCTATGGGAACCTTACCAGGTGGTAAGTCAACCACATCCCAAGTATGGttttgttctaaggcttcaatCTCAAGGTTCATATCCTTAATCCACCTATCATCTTTAATGGCTTGTGAGTAAGAAGTAGGTTCAATATTAGCTGAGAAAGAAGTAAGAAAAGACTGGAAATGAGCACGGAGATGAGAGTAAGAAGCAAAATGATGAATGAGGTAAAGGCATACAGTAGAAGCTGAAGGTAAAAGATGGTGAATGTAATCAGTTAGCCAAATGGATAGTTTAAGTGTTCTACCAGATCTTCTGGGCAACAAAGAATCAGTAGGGGGATCAATGGGAGGAATAAGAGGAGGATCAGAAGGATCAGGTGAAACAGCATAGGGAAGAGAATTAATAGGATCAGGAGAAGAAATAGGTGAATTACTAGATTGAGCAGGATCATTAGGAAGGGGAATGATGTCATTGGAAATGGATTGGTGGTCAGGTGTGTGAGATGGTAGAGGATCAGAATTGGGAAAGAAAGGAGATGAAATAGAAGATGGATCATAAGTAGCAAGAAACTTACTCGTGGGATGTTTGAAGAGAAATAGATTTTCATGAAAGACAACATCCCTGCTAACTATGAATTTATTGGCTTCAATGTCATATATTCTATATCTCTTTTGAGTAGTAGCATAGCCCATAAAGACACCAGGGACAGATTTAGGAGTAAATTTGTCATGAAAATCTGGTTTTGTGGAATAGCAGAGGTATCCTAAAGTTTTGATGTGAGAAAAAACAAGAGTTTTACCATGAAAAATCTCATAAGGTGACTTTCCATGTAGACTAACACTTGGTAGTCTATTAATGATATAAGTAGCAGTAAGAATCCCCTCAGAACTTCAAAGGTATGTTAGCCTGAAACCTCAAGGCCCTTCCTACTTCTAGGATATGTCTGTGcttcctctccacaacaccattttgttgtggagtgtgAACACAGCTACTTTGGTGGATGATCCCCTTAGTTTTTAAAAGATTATAGAAGAGGTTGTTAAAAAATTCATGGCCATTATATGATCTAAAGGCTTTAACAATGGTTGAGAACTAATTTTCAACAAGATGTAGAAATTCAGTTAAAATGACACACACATCACTTTTTAACCTCAAAAGAAAAGTTCAAGTCATTCTTGAATAGTCATCAACAAGAGTAAGAAAATATTTGAATCCATTGTAAGTACAGACTCTATATGAACCCCACACATCCATATGTACCAGTTGAAAGACACAATTAGACTTGGAAGTACTAACAAGGAAAGGTAGCCTAGTTTGTTTAGCTAGTGGACATACAGGACAGTGACAAGTAGAAATACAAGACAACTGTTTATTTAGATCATGGATCTTTTTCAATACTGCAAGAGGTGCATGACCCAACCTTTGGTGCCATAATGAACTTGAATTTGACTGAATTGAAGCGGACACACAATTAGAGGCAGAAGTAGTAACAGGTGTTGAGGGATTGAGGATGTAGAGACCACCCTTGAGTTTACCAATCCCCTTCACCATGCCACTAAAGAGGTCCCGAAAGACACAAAAATCAGGATAGAAATGAACTGAGTTGTTTAACTCTTTTGTATATCTAGAAACAGAGAATAGATTAAATTGGAATTCAGGAACATAAAGAACATCATAAAGGATTTCTGAGTTAGGCAAAGTACATGATCCAGTATGAGTAACTTTAGTACTATTTTCATTTGGTAAATGTACAGTAGGTGATTTGAGTTCAGGTACATGGTATACTGATGATAGTAGATGTAAGGTAGAAACAATGTGATTAGAAGCCCCAGTATCTATAATTCAAGGTCTTTGGTTAGTAGTAAAGTTACCTGCCATGTTGGCTGAGGCATCAAGACCCTTTTCCTTATTCAGTAGCTTGAGAATTTGTTGATATTGTTCAGCAGTGAAAGGATGGACAGTTGGAACAACATTCCTATGCACACCAGCGTTGTCTTCCTCCCCAATAGTCACATTATGTGCTACAGCTGATGATTGTTCATATGATCCTCTTCTCCTGTTGCATTTGAATCCAGATGGGTATCCAATCAATTTGTAGCAACCTTCCCTCGTATGACCCTTCATTTTGTAGTAATCACAGTATAACCCAACATTTCTCTTAGGCTTAACATTGAAGGCATTTGCAGAAGCTAGTGCAGTATGATCAATATCCACATGAGCACTTCCTAATATACCACCATGTATTAGTAAATCATTGCTCTTCCTCTAACTTTCTTCCTGAATAATCATGGAGTAGGCTTGATCAAGAGAGAGTGTTGGATGCATCATGAGAATTTGGCTCCTTTGTGGTACATAAGTGTCATTTAATCCCATCAAATATTTCATGAGTTTCTGTTGGCATAAAAAATCAATGAATGGTCCTGACCTCTCACAATCACAAGGTTCTGGAATCAACGACTCGAATTCATCCCACAAATCATttagatttgaaaaatatattgatACACTAGAAACTCCATGTACCAATGAGCTAATCTCTATATTCATGTGATAAATTTTGGTTGAATTTACCTTATCAAACCTGGTCTTCAACACAATCCAGACTTTCTGTGCATTTTAGGAGAATACAATTCCCTTTCTAAGCTCCTTCGCCACCGAGCTCATTATCCACGATTGAACAATTATATTGCATTGATCCCACTGACGCAATTGGAAGGTATTGTCGACGTACAAATCTCTAGTGCAGGTTCCGTCAATAAACCCCAATTTATTCTTCCCAAGGAGTGATATTTTCATAGATCGACTCCATTCCGAATAATTTTCAGTTTCTATGAGTAATTGTGGGACGATCTGTAAACTAGGTGTGTCGGAGGGATGTACATACAAAGGATCATTACAATCAATGTGTTGATTGTTTGCATGTGAAGATCCTACTGTGTTTTCAATTGTTTGATTCGCCATTGAAGacaatttttgaagttttgagaTAAAAAATTGAGCCTGAGAGACGATGATGAATTGAGAAATTTTTTAACCCAAAACTGAGAGAAATCAAAGAAGAGAGGAAATTTGAAGATCGGAGTCCGTCGCTAAGAATCGTCGAGCAtcgtggctctgataccatgttaaaacTAGCCATATGGTAGCCATTAGAGAGCTTTGGGCTGttagtgaagaagaagaagattctagagagagaaaaaatGCAAAGCTCTTATTCAGTGTAATCAATCTCTGAACAGTgattgtgcatatatatatatactaacgCACTCATCTAACTAACCACCCTTATACACATGTGCTAACTAAGAACTCTAACTGATTCTAGAAGTGTACACCTTAAATACTACTTATCTCCACATAACCCATTTACGTACATAGTATAAGAAGTTTAAATTAAGGGAATTAAATTAAACCCCCTAGCTCAATGTAGCTTTTGCCGGAAAATAAGTAATACTAACAACAAATGTTGTTATGCCTAGTCTCAAATAAGTTGGGGTCGGTTGTATGAATCATCACTGACCATGTTAATCAATTTAAGTCCTCTCATGCCAATACTATGCAGATTAATAAGTAAAAAATcagattttaaaaattaaaactttgaaactttcataAAAGAAAGAATACAAAATTGGAAACACACAAACCAAAATAATCCCACTTAGATTATCTGTAGAGAAACCCATAACTAAAACttctctcttttatttttctgttgcttttcttcttcttttttttcattgAAATCTTCCAATCATCAACTTTTTCTGTTGGAGTATTTTGGTATATATTCATAGTAGTTAAAAATTGAAATTTGGCACATTGTGTGAGTTGCATATTGTCAGATCCAGCTCATTTAGTCAAACTATATTGTTACTTCGTAGGACAATAAGTTCGAAACTAAAAATACATTATGTTGTTATAACCATCAACTGTGTGTTATattacaaaaaaaagaaaaagaaaaagaaaaagaaagacagAGCTAACTAACCTAATTTGTCAGTCATCCACAATCATTTAGGACAAAATGGTTGATACTTTTGAAGCCATGTATAGAAATTTCAAATTATTTCAAGCTAGCTGGAGAAAGGCTAATGGTAAAAGGACTCAAACAATAAAATGATACAACTTATATTTTGTTGTTGGTTAGGTTAGTGGTTTTTCACATGAGAGGCATGTGATCAATTCCCCTCACCAGTAGCCTATTCAGTCAAAGCTCGTCGCACTGGGCTTGCCTAGTGCAATGTGATTTGCGAGCTATTACACAGTGAGCAGGTTACCCACTACGCACCTTTGGGTAGTCGGGTGCGGGTTTTCCTTTCCCTgggaattttcaaaaaaaaaatacaatatttttgttaattataaAATGAGTAAAATTCAATATTCAAAGTTATAACCCCTGAGGTGCGAGTGTTGAAAACAATTGCAAAGATACAAGATGAGTGTCAATACAGTAACTTTGTAAAGTTGCAATGGGTAAAAAGACAAGTGCAAAACGGAGTAGTGGTTTGCTAAACAGAGAGAAAAAAGAACAATTTTCCTCTTCAAAATTGCTACATAACTTTACATGTTTGGAGGGTGATATTCATAGTTTTTGGCACCTCCATCTCTACCAAACACAATTCCTCACTTGTTATCTCCCCCTTGGACCAAAATAGGTTTATACAAAAATGAAAAGGGAAGGACTATTGTGGTATTCCCTTTCTCTTGCCATGACAAACTATTCTAACATTTTTGACGGATACAAAATGTTTTGCCTCCAAATGCAACACCTTGGACTTTCCAAGCTACTTATAAGAACGAAATTGATCTTCCACGCTAAACTTTTTCTACTCGAGGCAAGGATGTGTATTGAAAACGGAAATGTTCCTGAGTAGGATGGCTCACTcctcatcatcgtcgtcatcGTCATCGTCGtcgtcctcctcctcctcctcctcatcatcatcatcatcgtcatcgtcaTCGTCATCGTCATCGTCATCATCGAGCGTTGCCTTTCCTCTTGGGGGCGTATATGAAGGACAAGTAGGAAAATTATCCATGTTCATTCCATGGTAAAGTGCCATAGTTCGTAGCATTTCAGCAATTCCTTGATTGTGCTTCACCTGATAGGCTTGAAAATGGCGTATGTGATCCAAATCCTCCTCGATACTTGTTATTCGGTTGGGTATTGATGAAGATGCATAGGCCGAAGAGCGGGGTATATGAGATGGACCTGCAACATTGGATGCCTGCCTCTCATCAATGTGTCGGGCAGCCATCAACACTTCCTCACTAGGATCATATTGGACTCCTGATTGAGTACGTAAAGCTGCAAGAAGTTGTTCCTTCAAGACCTGAAATGCATTAAAAAATTCATCAGAAATCTCATATTTCACATCTTTAGCTAATAAGTTAGAGAGATACTAAAAATTGAGGAATGGTCAagacgatgactattgttcattaggtcgtttgtgatgggcccataaaattttaggcgaattTTGGAAGGATCTTGAGATTATGGATAAAATCAAGAATGTCCAAGGTACTCCTAAGGTACTGACGCAAAAGGTGGCAAATGCATTCAACATTTGCCATATACACTTCAATGCCCTATGCGGAGAACCTATGTCCGAGAACTATACTTTCTCGAACAATGAAATAACACTTCTCCCGATTCTAAATAAGCTAGTCCCTTCACTGCAATGCCGAACTAGAATATAAGTGATGAAGCCGATCTTCAAATGTTAATCACACAATATCCATGAAAATTATTTTCCATAACTTTTCTAATCACATCATAGAAAAAGAAAATTGTCATCATATACCTTTGAAAAGATGATCAATGCAATGATCAAAAGACATTCTCCTATATGGTAATGTGCCATAAGAGCATGTGAATATGGTCTTTCTTGTTCCTCTAAGGCACCAGGCAATACTTATAAGTAGAATATCCTTCAAAAAAGCAATACTCCTAATACTCTTGTCACTCTATTAACACCAAAATTTTGGGCATCAAATTGGGCTAGATACAAGATTGGACCTGGGTAGGAGACTCAGTAACTTATTAGGTCTTCAACAAAATGAGCTTAGTTCCAAGCAGATGATATGCAGAAATCAAATCCATAGCATTGCCAAATAAAGAAGGGAAGTTATCATTGCTGACTTCATCACACTAGGTTCTTACATAGTCCGACTAAATCAAGTAACCACCAGCCCTCAGAGTGTAGAGCAAGCAACATCTGCTGAACGTGAGAATATCATGGTTAGCTGACTGGCAATGGGAATAGCCCGATAAGCAGTTTACCACTACGGTACTAGGACACTTTGAGTAGCTTAGAAGCTTGTAGTGCAGAAGCAGAGTCCCTCTCCATGCTAATCATTTGAATAATACGTTGAGTAGCTTATATATTAGTTTGAAATGCCCTTATTCTTTTAGTTACATATAGAGTTCAATGTTTCAAGGTTCGGACAGTTCAGGAATCCTATTTTATATATAAAACCTTGTTGTATTTCGTTAAGAAAACTTTGAAGACacttaataaataataatttgtGAATTTGATCTTTCGTTCAATTCTTTTCGATTTCTCTCCTCTTCTGGTGCTACATCACCATCTAATAACAAGGCATTAGGAAGATTGTTCATGATCACCAATGATAATATTATATAGCAAAACATGATAACTTGACCAACCTTTTTCTCAGCAGCTTCTCTTACTTTGCCCCAAAATGCACCTGTAACATTTAAGTTAATACAGTTACTAAACTTTTAGCAAAAGGTTAAGAATTCACCATCAAGGCAAGCTCAATATAGATTAAGAATTCACACTGAGCAACATGAATATAGCTAAAAACCTTAAGCACCACCGATTTGGCATTCAACTGTAAAAGGGATCAAAATAAACAGGGTTTCAAAGAAACATTTCTGAGAAGAAAAGATGTAGGCATGTTACTTCAGTCAGAAGACTTTTTTCCATAAACAGATATTTAGTAAGAAAAATTCGATGAATACTATTTGGAGTGGGCTATATAAATTCTAGATATCTACTCTGCTCCAATCAGGTCAATCTATTCCATTATTAAATAATCTGTCATTCAAATTATGTGTTCTATAAATCTCACGCTTATTCTTGCATAAGCATACTAGACTGTTACCAAACTAAAAAGGATCTTGACAAACACCATACTTAGTGTAAGTGTAACGAACTAAAATAACTATAGCTTTGTGTCAATTagttggtattgcctacatggATCCTTTCCTTTCATTGTGTTATCTTTTTGGATAAATCTACAATGATTTTGAAAAGTTTCAGTTATTTGAGATAACTTCCCCTATGTGACATTTGATCTACCTCATCCCCTTTTACTCCATCAATCATCATAATGTTGCACATATAGATTGGTACATTCAAATGTCTACATATTACATGCTCAAACGATGATCCTTCTCTTATTTTAAACTCTATATCTGCTACTTGCACCCTCTATCTGGTATGGTCAT contains:
- the LOC104105734 gene encoding uncharacterized protein gives rise to the protein MDELEFRRLLERFPIVRFRDYHIDSDTSRRTATQSLEKEEVTQWKDAWSKGHKQETGIQAMHRGGAFWGKVREAAEKKVLKEQLLAALRTQSGVQYDPSEEVLMAARHIDERQASNVAGPSHIPRSSAYASSSIPNRITSIEEDLDHIRHFQAYQVKHNQGIAEMLRTMALYHGMNMDNFPTCPSYTPPRGKATLDDDDDDDDDDDDDDDDEEEEEEDDDDDDDDDDEE